The genomic window gtgtggccacacgaggaaggatcgagtccggaatgatgatatacgagatagagttggggtagcaccaattgaggagaagcttgtccaacatcgtttgagatggtttgggcatattcagcgcaggcctccagaagctccagtgcatagcggacggctaaagcgtgcggagaatgtcaagagagggcggggtcgaccgattttgacatgggaggagtccgttaagagagacctgaaggattggagtatcgacaaagagctagctatggataggggtgcgtggaagcttgctatccatgtgccagagccatgagttggttgcgagatcttatgggtttcacctctagcctaccccaacttgtttaggactaaaggctttgttgttgttgttgtcggtgATACAGCCATGTCCAAGGAGATAGCAAATCAAGGTCCGATACAGATACAGAAGCGACACAGTAAAATCGTCTAAAATACATATAGGGATGGAGGATTGGATGGACTAGAACGACAACTGGTGTGCATCAGGAATACGGCTGGGACTGAACGACCGAGGGGAAATGCTGATTGTACCTGGGGCGATGCAAGGAGCGGCCGCTGCATGCTCACATGCATATTCACCGAAGGTCCCTGAATGCGCAAAGACTCATTATTAAAGTTTCTTAGAAAGAGCACTACAAAGTACTTGGATCATACTGGAACTGGAGTGGCATCATATTCCCAGGGGAGCGGCGCAGAGGGCGTGAAGAGTGCCGGGAGTGGCGCGGTTGTATCCAAACAAGTCTAGCATCCGCGGATTCTGACAGTCGACTTCATGGTTCCCTTCCTTGGCAGAGTCTTCTTCCGTTGGCAACATCTTCTCGGTCAAGGAAAACCCGAAAAGCATGCAACTGGTTCTGGCAACCTTCCTTCCATCAGATCCAAGCTTAGCAGCACCATCACCAAGCTTAGCAGCACCATCACCAGGAACCTTTCGAATTCCAAATGGGTTAAGCTGGCTGCCATTCGCAGCTTCTTCATTGCTCTTGCTTGCCAGCCAAAGCTGTGGTGGAACCGCTGCGGATGAGGGCGAAGCCGCCACTGCTCGGGGCGGAGTAGACAGGGAGAGAGGATAACCCTGAGGTGCAGATGAAAACCCTCCGTTCATGGCAGACGAGGTGCGCATGTAATTGTACATCCCGTATCCCGCTTTAGCGGAACATGTATCAGACACCATTCCTTGGTACAGAGGAACCGTCTGACAAACTTCTTGACCTTGCAAGACCTCCGGGAACCCAACGGATTCACCGAAGCCTACAGGTTGGTAGGCGAAATAGGAGCTTTGAGGTGGAAGCCTGCTTGCTGGACCACTCAGCAAGCAGCTTCGTGTATCAGTAAGGAACCCCGTACCATCAGAACGCCGGAATTCTGTGGCGCCACCTGGCTGAGGAGGACATGTAAAACGATGAGTTCCAGAACCCATCAATTCTTGACCTTGCAAGACCCTGGGGAGTTTATCAGCTCCCACGGAGTCCGGACGAACATTCCCATCTACAACATTTTATGGCCAAGTCAGTTAACATATGGTTAAGAACCGTAGAATACCAAGCATACGTGGTTACCTACAAAACGTCAGCACTGTGCCGTGGAAAGTGGGAACTTACACAGAGTTGGGACGTCCACATTGCCCTGAGGGCACAGTTTAGTTCGTTTAGAACTGGATGCTGACAGAGACTGGGCAATAGAGACCGAGCCACCAACTATCTCGATATCCCATGGCGATAGTCTATTTTGGCTATTACAGTCGGTGCCATCCTCCCATCTTACCTGAACAAGAGGGTATCATTTCAGTTCACAGATAATCAGTGAACCAGTCAGCTATAAATTAATGCTTGGTTTAAAAGATACTccgtccgtcccataatataagagtgtttctgACAGTACactaaaaaacgctcttatattatgggaccgaGGGAGTACAGTACAAGTCTTAATGCATCTTCAGTGATTCTACAGCTAGAGCAAATTAGGACATAACTTCCAATTATCAATTCATTTTCTAAAAAGTCATTTTCATCACCATACTATGTTTTAAAAAGCACCCCTACCAAAAGGATAAAATCTAAATAATAAAATGTGCGACTTAATCTCTACCACTTACTTAAAAAAAGAACTATTCATTTTTCCTGCGCCCGGCAAGTGCTTTGCCCCCTACCCCCTCTCTCCTATCTTTGTTTTTTTTCACCACTTTTCCTTGAAAACCGCCTTAATTGTCCCACCTTATATTGACTTACCAAATAAAATTACGTTTTCTTTGGTAAGCAATAATTGTCATTAATAaattgatactccctccatttttgtatacaaggccactatcaaaattacaatttgcaattatacaaggccactaacatcaATCGAGGTAAAATTGAtgaggtttgcctcgtactagcaaccgagGACATTAATACCCCTTGCATGCATGTGGGTGAGAAGCTTGGTTTTCATGTACCACATTAATCAACCAACGAGGAGTGAGAGGGTTGTCTTGTTGTGCGTTGAAGAGAAAAATAAACATTAATTAACACGTCGAGCAAGGAGTAAAGACAACCTTGCAACATTGGCTTAAGTAAGCATTAATttctaccttggtacctgtaatataggtttgtggccttgtatacaaaaatggagggagtatatgataatCTAATTGATCGCGCTATTGCTCTTGGTATCAATGAAGATTCATTCCAAAATAAGGCTGATTGGATCGAGTTGAAATTCATGCGTAAAATATACGACGATACGGAGCTCGTCTCCAAAAATCACGGTATAGGGTTTTTCACATCATTGATAGATTATTATAAACAATAAGATCGGTTATTAGCTATGAAAAGCCAAGCTTAGTTAAACAATACTAGTATTAGCATGGAACTTGAGAAAGCAATGGAAAATGACCCCAAAATCAAGCCCTACTTTGGTCAAAACAATACTAATTGTCatgattttagttcaaatttgaactaaaaccatgacaagaGTACCAAATAAGTGTATTTTTAGGTAGGTAAATCACGGGCAGAATCCTATACACCTAAGAGAGTCATCCCCACTaactatttatctcaacatgcaagcatgccgcCTCATCATACAATAATGAATGGGATAATGCCCACCTCAATATGCAATCATGCATGGGCCCACCATAACATTCAACCATGCATGGGAAAAGAATTCAATTTAATTATTTTACTTACATTTAATAAATATTGTTACAACTatacataatcaaatataataAGTCATATGTATTTTAAATTTTGGTTCTCATGTTATCAACCAATTCCCGCATCAACGTGCGGGGTATCCTCTAGTTTTATAAACATTTATTTACACGATCACATTAATATGGGCAGGTAATTTACGGGCTAACATACTAGAATATTGCAATTATCTAGTATCTGAAAAATTGCATTTCTGACTATGTGTAAACACTAATTTTTGGTAAGGCCGTAAGGTGGATTGGCAAGTATCTGCGCATGAATTTAAGGGTGAGTAAACCTAAATGTGAGCATGTGTCTTATAGCACGTTGTGAGCACTTTCAAGTCTTTCAAGCCTCATTAGAGCATTTTAAGTCAGATTCATGGTCAGGCAATATAAAAGGCCCAGAAAAAAAATACAATTATCTAAAATACTGCAAGGCAGGACGAAGATAATGGCGTTCTGAATTGCTAAGACCTAAATGCTTAATGCAATCGACTGAAATGCCTACCTGCAGGCTTTTCCATTTTGAACCAGTCCACCTAATGGGGTCTACTTCATTAATACCTGTAATCATTCCAGATCGCCTACAAAACAGGAACTGAAACTCAGTAGATATTGTACAAAAGTAAATTTTAGTTGAGTTGAAAAGGACAGACCTCTCATTAACATCTTCACTCCCATACTGAATCTTAAACCTCATTCCAATACAAAATGGACGATTCAGGCTCTTCAGGAACTTCCAGTACGGAACAATAAATTCGGATGCAGCAGCCCTGTAGAGAGTTTAATAAATTCAGATTCAAAGTCTGTACGTACATGTTTTATGCTTGCCCAATCTAAAAGGAATAGCTTTTCTATGGTTTCAGTGAACAGGTTTTACTGTCCTTTTGTAGTTAAATATTATAATGTATTTTCTTGATGATCAATATGACTTATATAGTGTGCTCAAACTAAAAACATACAAATACAAACAGGGTTGTATCATACTGCTATTTTTAGCGAGCACTAATAACCTCCTTGTTCACCATCATCACCACTATACTACTTAATGTATGGGAAGGCGCTGTGTTAATTAATAGCACCAATAATGTATCATCCAGAATTATATGTCCAATTTTAGGGCAACCTTATACTACTTAAGAATGAAAATTATATGCTTAATTAACAAACCTTGGATTGTAACAGATGTGAAAAACACTTCTATGTTTCAAGGAATTAGCCACAGCAGACAGTGTGTGTATCTTTGAGCTGTTGCTATTGAAAGCTTTCAGAAGGGCCTCATTTTTAAGCTGAATGGCTCTCCTTACACCAAGTCGTAGTTCACCATCATCACCACTATAAAAGGGAAAACACTTTATGAATAAGAGAAATAAGGACAGAAAGATTTAAAGTTCATCATTGTTCATTTGCTTACCGGAGAAATAAGACTGCATCCCCAGAGACAAGTTTCTTTTTATTGACAAATGAACTCCATCCAGTCGTTAAAAGATGCCTACGTGGTTGACCTGGAAGCAAAGGAGCATTTCATAACATCGCACATGTACCTTGCTAGAACAACAAGATACTGACATATTTGCTTCAAAATCAGAATGAATGATAGGACCACAGAGAGCAGTTTGACCattattttgaagaaaaaaaatgtaAGGCGCTGTCTTAATTAATAGCGCAATAAACAGAAAAAATAATGTAAGTTGCAGATGCATAATCTAACTCGTATTAGTAAATTTTGGGCAGTGTAAATAAACCTGCTTATGAAGCATAGGATGTGGTGCTGGGAAAGGTTACCAAGGGAACGTATGCCAGTTCAACAAAGGGTCAAACATAAAAAAGAGAACAATAACAATGCCCGTCTTACAAAAAGAACTACCTGTGAGCTGAAAGTGGAAATTTAGAGTTGAGGCTGC from Triticum aestivum cultivar Chinese Spring chromosome 3B, IWGSC CS RefSeq v2.1, whole genome shotgun sequence includes these protein-coding regions:
- the LOC123070807 gene encoding auxin response factor 3, which gives rise to MGIDLNAADEPGKAAAVSVCRDLWHACAGPVVALPRRGSAVVYLPQAHLAAAGGGGDVPVALPPHVACRVVDVELCADPATDEVYARLAMVAEGEIFEKNMGGGRFEGEDDMEDGDGERKSRMLHMFCKTLTASDTSTHGGFSVPRRAAEDCFPPLDYQQIRPSQELVAKDLHGAKWRFRHIYRGQPRRHLLTTGWSSFVNKKKLVSGDAVLFLRGDDGELRLGVRRAIQLKNEALLKAFNSNSSKIHTLSAVANSLKHRSVFHICYNPRAAASEFIVPYWKFLKSLNRPFCIGMRFKIQYGSEDVNERRSGMITGINEVDPIRWTGSKWKSLQVRWEDGTDCNSQNRLSPWDIEIVGGSVSIAQSLSASSSKRTKLCPQGNVDVPTLYGNVRPDSVGADKLPRVLQGQELMGSGTHRFTCPPQPGGATEFRRSDGTGFLTDTRSCLLSGPASRLPPQSSYFAYQPVGFGESVGFPEVLQGQEVCQTVPLYQGMVSDTCSAKAGYGMYNYMRTSSAMNGGFSSAPQGYPLSLSTPPRAVAASPSSAAVPPQLWLASKSNEEAANGSQLNPFGIRKVPGDGAAKLGDGAAKLGSDGRKVARTSCMLFGFSLTEKMLPTEEDSAKEGNHEVDCQNPRMLDLFGYNRATPGTLHALCAAPLGI